In Vibrio atlanticus, the following proteins share a genomic window:
- a CDS encoding DNA translocase FtsK 4TM domain-containing protein, which yields MFKQSSNKVETIIKTSEEPQSPRLSGSQRLKECSLILGVLFSILLAVALLTFSPADPSWSQTAWGGDIQNAGGYVGAWLADTLFFVFGSLAYPLPILVTVAAWVLFRKRNEDEQIDFMLWGTRLLGLTVLILTSCGLADINFDDIWYFSSGGVVGDVLTSLALPTLNVLGSTLVLLFLWGAGFTLLTGISWLSIVEWLGECAIKFFTSAVNKARGQDQELLEPQLTESADRDLIEERHQEPSYRDVPALEDNKESKEHDLLDPAMSFSATNDSSDVATNALDSAASPKRHYNIHMPVEAPAKQDASAQEVSDIQRQPEVEPEPIPAAPVYQAPEEPLEEGIERSKQLNATIEQLENAAMYEDDLAAQEQVDAHESQVAYQQYMQNEQAEVSPTHSDFDSAETATDSSSEVEGELGAEDVQPESLYASQVDETEETIEDASSVQASPFDMAEEQDEQASVFQPVSIEDVNTEQQEPFAAQQGNAEFEQTNEQAQEQAVDLPWEEVTEDESVHQDQDVAAFQNLVSEAQANMAATQNPFLVQQDVNLPKPAEPLPTLELLFHPEKRETFIDRDALEAIARLVESKLADYKIKADVVDIFPGPVITRFELDLAPGVKVSRISGLSMDLARSLSALAVRVVEVIPGKPYVGLELPNMSRQTVFFSDVVGSPQFQEATSPTTVVLGQDIAGEAVIADLSKMPHVLVAGTTGSGKSVGVNVMILSMLYKASPEDVRFIMIDPKMLELSIYEGIPHLLSEVVTDMKDASNALRWCVGEMERRYKLMSALGVRNIKGYNDKLKMAAEAGHPIHDPLWKPGDSMDPEAPLLEKLPYIVVVVDEFADLIMVVGKKVEELIARLAQKARAAGVHLILATQRPSVDVITGLIKANIPTRVAFTVSTKTDSRTILDQGGAESLLGMGDMLYLPPGSSHTTRVHGAFASDDDVHAVVNNWKARGKPNYIEEITNGDQTPETLLPGEKMEGDEEVDPLFDQVVEHVVHSRRGSVSGVQRRFKIGYNRAARIVEQLEAQGIVSAPGHNGNREVLAPAPPKD from the coding sequence ATGTTCAAGCAGAGCAGTAATAAAGTAGAAACAATCATTAAAACGAGTGAAGAGCCTCAGTCTCCTCGTTTAAGTGGTTCTCAACGTCTAAAAGAGTGCAGCCTAATTCTAGGTGTTCTCTTCTCTATTCTACTTGCCGTTGCGTTATTAACTTTTAGCCCTGCTGACCCATCATGGTCGCAAACGGCTTGGGGTGGTGATATTCAAAATGCAGGAGGTTACGTAGGTGCATGGTTGGCGGATACGCTTTTCTTTGTGTTTGGTTCTTTAGCTTATCCTTTGCCTATCTTGGTGACGGTTGCTGCGTGGGTATTATTCCGTAAACGTAATGAAGATGAGCAGATCGATTTCATGCTGTGGGGTACTCGTTTACTTGGACTGACTGTCCTTATTCTTACTAGTTGTGGTTTAGCGGATATCAACTTCGATGATATTTGGTACTTTTCATCTGGTGGTGTAGTCGGTGATGTATTAACAAGTCTTGCACTTCCAACGCTGAACGTTCTGGGCAGTACGTTGGTTCTTCTTTTCTTATGGGGAGCTGGCTTTACCCTATTAACGGGCATCTCCTGGTTAAGTATTGTTGAATGGTTAGGCGAGTGTGCAATCAAATTCTTTACGTCAGCCGTTAATAAGGCGCGCGGCCAAGATCAAGAGCTGCTTGAACCTCAGTTAACAGAATCGGCAGACCGCGATTTAATCGAAGAACGTCATCAAGAGCCGAGTTACCGTGATGTTCCTGCTTTAGAAGATAACAAAGAATCAAAAGAGCATGATCTACTAGATCCTGCGATGAGCTTCTCAGCGACCAATGATTCTTCAGACGTGGCGACAAATGCGCTAGACAGTGCCGCGTCGCCGAAGCGCCATTACAATATTCATATGCCTGTCGAGGCGCCAGCGAAGCAAGACGCTTCAGCTCAAGAAGTGTCTGATATTCAACGTCAACCTGAAGTTGAACCTGAGCCGATCCCTGCTGCGCCTGTTTACCAAGCGCCAGAAGAGCCTTTGGAAGAGGGCATTGAGCGCTCGAAGCAGTTGAATGCAACGATAGAGCAGCTAGAGAATGCTGCAATGTATGAAGATGATCTAGCGGCTCAAGAGCAAGTTGATGCACATGAATCTCAGGTTGCGTATCAACAATACATGCAAAACGAACAAGCAGAAGTTAGTCCAACTCATAGTGATTTTGATAGTGCTGAAACAGCAACGGATAGTTCCTCTGAAGTCGAGGGTGAACTCGGTGCAGAAGACGTTCAGCCTGAATCTTTATATGCTTCGCAAGTGGATGAAACAGAAGAAACAATCGAAGACGCCTCTTCAGTGCAAGCATCTCCGTTTGATATGGCGGAAGAGCAAGATGAACAAGCTTCAGTGTTCCAACCTGTATCGATTGAAGATGTTAATACTGAGCAACAAGAGCCTTTCGCTGCCCAACAAGGTAATGCGGAGTTTGAGCAAACTAACGAACAAGCTCAAGAGCAGGCTGTTGATCTTCCATGGGAAGAGGTCACGGAAGATGAGTCTGTGCACCAAGACCAAGATGTAGCAGCATTCCAAAATCTGGTATCTGAAGCGCAAGCGAATATGGCGGCGACACAAAACCCGTTCTTGGTACAGCAAGATGTGAATTTGCCCAAACCTGCCGAGCCATTGCCAACACTTGAGCTGTTGTTCCACCCTGAAAAACGTGAAACCTTTATTGACCGCGATGCACTAGAGGCGATTGCTCGTCTTGTTGAATCTAAGCTAGCGGACTACAAGATAAAGGCAGATGTGGTTGATATCTTCCCTGGCCCTGTCATTACTCGATTCGAACTCGATCTGGCTCCTGGCGTGAAAGTGAGCCGTATTTCTGGTCTTTCTATGGACTTAGCGCGTTCACTTTCTGCATTGGCAGTGCGTGTCGTAGAGGTAATACCGGGTAAACCTTATGTTGGTTTGGAATTGCCGAACATGAGCCGTCAAACCGTATTCTTCTCCGATGTGGTAGGTAGCCCTCAGTTCCAAGAAGCGACGTCACCAACGACCGTTGTTCTAGGACAAGATATTGCAGGTGAAGCGGTTATTGCTGATTTATCGAAGATGCCACACGTACTGGTTGCAGGTACCACCGGCTCTGGTAAATCGGTGGGTGTGAACGTGATGATCTTGAGTATGCTTTACAAGGCATCGCCTGAAGACGTTCGTTTCATCATGATTGACCCGAAAATGTTGGAATTGTCTATCTATGAAGGTATTCCACATCTATTGTCTGAAGTCGTTACCGACATGAAAGATGCGTCTAACGCCCTTCGTTGGTGTGTTGGCGAAATGGAACGTCGTTATAAACTGATGTCGGCACTTGGTGTTCGTAACATTAAAGGCTACAACGACAAATTGAAGATGGCTGCGGAAGCGGGTCACCCAATTCATGATCCTCTGTGGAAACCGGGCGACAGCATGGACCCTGAAGCACCATTATTGGAAAAACTGCCTTACATCGTAGTTGTCGTCGATGAATTCGCCGATTTAATCATGGTAGTGGGTAAGAAAGTTGAAGAGTTGATTGCTCGTTTGGCACAAAAAGCACGTGCGGCGGGTGTTCACTTGATCCTAGCGACTCAGCGCCCGTCAGTGGATGTTATTACGGGTCTTATTAAAGCCAATATCCCGACACGTGTAGCCTTTACCGTATCAACCAAAACAGACTCTCGAACCATTCTTGACCAAGGTGGTGCTGAGTCACTACTTGGTATGGGTGATATGTTGTACTTGCCACCGGGTTCAAGCCACACAACTCGTGTACACGGTGCGTTTGCATCTGATGATGATGTACACGCGGTCGTGAATAACTGGAAAGCACGCGGTAAGCCAAACTATATTGAAGAGATTACGAACGGCGACCAAACCCCAGAAACACTGTTGCCGGGTGAGAAGATGGAAGGCGATGAAGAAGTCGATCCTCTGTTTGATCAAGTTGTCGAACATGTGGTTCATTCACGCCGAGGTTCAGTTTCTGGTGTGCAACGTCGATTTAAGATCGGCTACAACCGTGCCGCACGAATTGTTGAGCAATTAGAAGCTCAAGGTATTGTCAGTGCTCCAGGACATAACGGTAACCGAGAAGTCTTGGCGCCAGCGCCACCAAAAGATTAG
- the lrp gene encoding leucine-responsive transcriptional regulator Lrp, whose product MADNYKKPSKELDRIDRNILNELQKDGRISNVELSKRVGLSPTPCLERVRRLERQGYITGYTALLNPQYLDASLLVFVEITLNRGAPDVFEQFNTAVQKLDDIQECHLVSGDFDYLLKTRVSDMGAYRKLLGDTLLRLPGVNDTRTYVVMEEVKQTNQLVIKTR is encoded by the coding sequence ATGGCAGACAATTATAAGAAGCCGTCCAAGGAACTAGATCGTATTGACCGCAACATTCTTAATGAGTTGCAAAAAGACGGTCGTATCTCAAACGTTGAACTCTCAAAACGAGTAGGACTTTCTCCAACTCCATGTCTTGAGCGTGTTCGTCGTTTAGAGCGTCAAGGTTACATTACTGGGTACACAGCATTGCTGAACCCACAGTACCTTGATGCTTCACTTTTAGTGTTTGTTGAAATTACGTTGAACCGTGGTGCGCCAGATGTGTTCGAACAATTCAACACCGCTGTGCAGAAACTGGATGACATCCAAGAGTGTCATTTAGTGTCGGGTGATTTTGACTATCTTCTAAAAACACGTGTATCTGATATGGGTGCTTACCGTAAGCTACTGGGTGATACGTTACTTCGTCTACCAGGCGTAAACGACACTCGAACTTACGTTGTAATGGAAGAAGTGAAACAAACCAATCAACTTGTGATTAAAACTCGTTAA
- the ald gene encoding alanine dehydrogenase: protein MIIGVPKEIKNHEYRVGMTPASVRELISHGHQVFVETNAGNGIGFSDDDYIAVGASILPTAADVFAKAEMIVKVKEPQAVERAMLREGQILFTYLHLAPDFPQTEELIKSKAVCVAYETVTDNMGRLPLLAPMSEVAGRMSIQAGAQTLEKSNGGCGLLLGGVPGVEPAKVVVVGGGVVGANAARMAVGLRADVTILDRNVDTLRRLDEEFQGRAKVVYSTEDAIEKHVLEADLVIGAVLIPGAAAPKLVTKDHIAKMKPGSAVVDVAIDQGGCFETSHATTHADPTYIVDDVVHYCVANMPGAVARTSTYALNNATLPYIVKLANKGYREALLSDEGFLEGLNVIHGKVTCKEVAESFDLEYVAPAEAIAMFN, encoded by the coding sequence ATGATCATTGGCGTACCTAAGGAAATCAAGAACCACGAATACCGCGTTGGTATGACCCCAGCTAGCGTGAGAGAACTAATCTCACACGGCCACCAAGTTTTTGTAGAAACCAATGCCGGTAATGGTATCGGTTTTTCAGACGATGATTACATCGCTGTAGGCGCATCCATTCTTCCTACTGCTGCTGACGTTTTCGCGAAAGCAGAAATGATTGTAAAGGTTAAAGAACCTCAAGCTGTCGAGCGAGCTATGCTTCGCGAAGGGCAAATATTATTTACCTATTTACACCTTGCACCAGATTTTCCACAAACTGAAGAGCTGATCAAGAGCAAAGCTGTCTGCGTAGCCTATGAGACTGTAACAGATAATATGGGTCGCTTGCCACTATTAGCACCAATGTCTGAAGTCGCTGGTCGCATGTCTATTCAAGCAGGTGCACAAACACTAGAGAAATCTAACGGTGGTTGTGGTCTTCTTCTTGGCGGCGTTCCTGGTGTTGAGCCAGCAAAAGTTGTTGTTGTTGGCGGCGGTGTTGTTGGTGCTAACGCAGCACGTATGGCTGTTGGCCTTCGCGCAGACGTAACCATTCTTGATCGCAACGTAGATACGCTTCGTCGTCTTGATGAAGAATTCCAAGGTCGCGCAAAAGTGGTTTATTCTACTGAAGACGCTATTGAGAAGCATGTTCTAGAAGCAGACCTAGTGATTGGTGCCGTACTAATCCCAGGCGCAGCCGCTCCTAAACTTGTTACAAAAGATCACATCGCTAAGATGAAGCCAGGTTCAGCGGTTGTTGATGTTGCAATCGACCAAGGTGGTTGTTTTGAAACTTCACATGCAACGACTCACGCTGATCCAACTTACATCGTTGATGACGTAGTTCACTACTGTGTTGCTAACATGCCAGGTGCCGTTGCTCGTACTTCTACTTACGCACTAAACAATGCAACACTTCCTTACATTGTTAAGCTAGCGAACAAAGGCTACCGCGAAGCACTTCTATCTGATGAAGGTTTCCTAGAAGGTCTAAACGTAATCCACGGTAAAGTGACTTGTAAAGAAGTTGCAGAGAGCTTTGACCTAGAATACGTCGCGCCGGCAGAAGCAATCGCAATGTTTAACTAA